Proteins from a single region of Apostichopus japonicus isolate 1M-3 chromosome 21, ASM3797524v1, whole genome shotgun sequence:
- the LOC139962709 gene encoding signal recognition particle subunit SRP68-like isoform X1, producing MRRSFKPVLYREIWKCYLELIVVKISAKCRRHGALACWDQSVFGVVCFCAKPTRHGALACWNQTYTSLDTNTRLPSTLSIHSVSLQKEFLFFPSAVLGCRLILSDSNEPSISKGMAQLGLKDNRPLVERLDRYNANQPELAAKPNFTAFPQDLKPSPCKPLFFDIVLNHIELPSLDEKLEQNKSPTRGGLGGFLHGWWSGGEK from the exons atgagaagatccttcaagcctgtcctctacagagagatttggaagtgttatctggag ttgattgttgtcaagatcagtgctaaatgtaggagacacggtgccttagcctgttgggaccagtcggtatttggtgttgtctgtttttgtgctaaacctacgagacacggtgccttagcctgttggaacca AACGTACACGtccttggataccaacacaaGGCTACCGagtacactttcgattcatagtgtgtctcttcaaaaggagttcctattctttccgtccgccgtcttaggctgcagactaattctttctg attccaatgaaccttccatcagcaaaggaatggcgcaactcggtctgaaggacaatcgaCCGCTGGTGGAAAGGCTGGACCGGTACAACGCCAACCAGCCGGAACTGGccgccaagcccaacttcaccGCATTCCCACAGGACTTAAAGCCGTCACCGTgcaaaccgctcttctttgacatagtgctgaaccatatagagttaccctccttggacgagaaactggaacagaataaatcACCCACGCGGGGGGGTTTGGGTGGGTTCCTGCATGGATGGTGGAGTgggggtgaaaagtaa
- the LOC139962709 gene encoding signal recognition particle subunit SRP68-like isoform X3: MRRSFKPVLYREIWKCYLEVEVEELDTLAQDINGLKYSAQAASILDSNEPSISKGMAQLGLKDNRPLVERLDRYNANQPELAAKPNFTAFPQDLKPSPCKPLFFDIVLNHIELPSLDEKLEQNKSPTRGGLGGFLHGWWSGGEK, translated from the exons atgagaagatccttcaagcctgtcctctacagagagatttggaagtgttatctggag gtggaggtagaggaattggacactcttgcgcaagatatcaacggcttgaagtactctgctcaggcggcctccattctag attccaatgaaccttccatcagcaaaggaatggcgcaactcggtctgaaggacaatcgaCCGCTGGTGGAAAGGCTGGACCGGTACAACGCCAACCAGCCGGAACTGGccgccaagcccaacttcaccGCATTCCCACAGGACTTAAAGCCGTCACCGTgcaaaccgctcttctttgacatagtgctgaaccatatagagttaccctccttggacgagaaactggaacagaataaatcACCCACGCGGGGGGGTTTGGGTGGGTTCCTGCATGGATGGTGGAGTgggggtgaaaagtaa
- the LOC139962709 gene encoding uncharacterized protein isoform X2, which translates to MRRSFKPVLYREIWKCYLELIVVKISAKCRRHGALACWDQSVFGVVCFCAKPTRHGALACWNQTYTSLDTNTRLPSTLSIHSVSLQKEFLFFPSAVLGCRLILSGNTNNQRQRPEVISSKIKTKSPTARLSVTPVHLDLFCNSGGGRGIGHSCARYQRLEVLCSGGLHSRFQ; encoded by the exons atgagaagatccttcaagcctgtcctctacagagagatttggaagtgttatctggag ttgattgttgtcaagatcagtgctaaatgtaggagacacggtgccttagcctgttgggaccagtcggtatttggtgttgtctgtttttgtgctaaacctacgagacacggtgccttagcctgttggaacca AACGTACACGtccttggataccaacacaaGGCTACCGagtacactttcgattcatagtgtgtctcttcaaaaggagttcctattctttccgtccgccgtcttaggctgcagactaattctttctg GTAACACTAACAACCAGCGCCAACGGCCAGAGGTTATTTCATCTAAGATTAAAACCAAGTCACCGACTGCCAGATTATCCGTGACCCCCGTCCACTTAGACCTCTTTTGCAATTCAG gtggaggtagaggaattggacactcttgcgcaagatatcaacggcttgaagtactctgctcaggcggcctccattctag attccaatga
- the LOC139962709 gene encoding uncharacterized protein isoform X4, translated as MRRSFKPVLYREIWKCYLELIVVKISAKCRRHGALACWDQSVFGVVCFCAKPTRHGALACWNQTYTSLDTNTRLPSTLSIHSVSLQKEFLFFPSAVLGCRLILSGGGRGIGHSCARYQRLEVLCSGGLHSRFQ; from the exons atgagaagatccttcaagcctgtcctctacagagagatttggaagtgttatctggag ttgattgttgtcaagatcagtgctaaatgtaggagacacggtgccttagcctgttgggaccagtcggtatttggtgttgtctgtttttgtgctaaacctacgagacacggtgccttagcctgttggaacca AACGTACACGtccttggataccaacacaaGGCTACCGagtacactttcgattcatagtgtgtctcttcaaaaggagttcctattctttccgtccgccgtcttaggctgcagactaattctttctg gtggaggtagaggaattggacactcttgcgcaagatatcaacggcttgaagtactctgctcaggcggcctccattctag attccaatga
- the LOC139962708 gene encoding uncharacterized protein, with protein MTVGLKLFHLYAPAIAVYWPTRKIFNALQEAEFTESAQRLDKIIDMAEVAIRPFHVSDGNCVQMRLRSAWRLEIPKQFNLTQVIAEQPAGHAIVVACVAVLYAIMGDIGMLCMAIPGFYIALYFVVLMVFLLKADELLLRELEDIPNSYQNVENSQFWVAESNAEEKEIVGTVGLLRKSDSLAEIRHLMVEDGQEKKSHITKSLLHTSIKFARDNNYTDIEILISAIREEHTKVFTDVGLKLKTTFYLPSKHLYILPMQILHVKVEDLNMELITDGSKLN; from the exons ATGACAGTCGGCTTGAAGTTGTTTCACTTGTATGCACCCGCCATCGCAGTTTACTGGCCTACTCGGAAAATTTTCAATGCGTTGCAAGAAGCAGAGTTCACTGAAAGCGCCCAAAGACTTGACAAAATTATTG ATATGGCGGAAGTTGCCATCAGACCATTCCATGTTTCAGATGGCAACTGCGTTCAAATGCGCTTAAGGTCAGCTTGGAGACTGGAAATTCCGAAACAGTTCAACCTGACTCAAGTTATAGCTGAACAACCAGCTGGTCATGCCATTGTCGTAGCCTGCGTTGCCGTTCTATATGCCATCATGGGAGACATTGGTATGTTGTGTATGGCCATACCAGGATTCTATATCGCCCTCTACTTTGTCGTCTTAATGGTGTTCCTCCTGAAGGCAGATGAGTTACTCCTGAGAGAGTTGGAAGACATTCCAAATAGTTATCAGAATGTCGAGAATAGCCAGTTTTGGGTTGCAGAGAGCAATGCAGAGGAGAAGGAAATTGTTGGAACAGTAGGACTGTTAAGGAAGAGTGATTCTTTAGCAGAAATTCGCCATTTAATGGTTGAAGATGGCCAAGAGAAAAAGTCTCATATCACGAAGAGTCTCCTCCATACAAGTATCAAGTTTGCGAGGGACAACAATTACACCGACATCGAAATATTGATATCGGCCATCCGAGAAGAGCACACCAAAGTCTTTACCGACGTTGGCTTAAAACTGAAGACTACATTCTATTTACCATCTAAACACCTGTATATTTTACCCATGCAAATTCTTCATGTGAAAGTTGAAGATCTGAACATGGAACTGATAACTGATGGTTCAAAACTGAACTGA